In the Pseudanabaena sp. PCC 7367 genome, one interval contains:
- a CDS encoding bifunctional folylpolyglutamate synthase/dihydrofolate synthase — protein MGAKNTANSANDFLARFQRFGIHLGLTRIKQLLDDLGNPQTQVPIVHVAGTNGKGSVCAYVASVLQAAGYKTGRYTSPHLIDWHERICINDRWISNHDLIAALEVVQSKIKPTTPEQTPTQFEVFTAAAWWYFAQQQVDIAVIETGLGGRLDATNVCDRPLVSVITSISMDHWQRLGNTLGQIAGEKAGIIKPNRPVVVGELPAEAAAVIAKQANDCQSPITWVEPARFINSAVYISEPSSSSSLGDRTIEPNNQTKQTNRADLNQANTISNSSSQNQSNQSSFAKLPMATWQDITYPLSLLGDYQLINSAIALATIQALQQQQWQIDEQAIQTGMAQTSWAGRLQWVDYQNRRLLIDGAHNLAAAKQLRQFCDRTFANQDRCWIMGILATKDYAGILKALVNKGDRLITLPIPGHQCVDPQELVAIGQPLLNTKPTLANNLEQALSIAVNQSALAMRSSEPIIICGSLYLVGEFLSNQRQQ, from the coding sequence ATGGGCGCAAAAAACACTGCTAATTCTGCCAATGACTTCCTGGCCAGATTTCAGCGATTTGGTATTCATTTAGGGTTAACCCGGATCAAACAACTCCTGGATGATCTGGGCAACCCGCAGACGCAGGTGCCGATCGTGCATGTGGCAGGTACCAATGGCAAAGGTTCGGTATGTGCCTATGTGGCCAGTGTGTTGCAGGCAGCAGGCTATAAAACTGGGCGCTACACATCCCCCCATCTAATCGATTGGCATGAGCGCATTTGCATTAACGATCGCTGGATTAGTAACCACGATCTGATCGCGGCTCTGGAAGTGGTGCAAAGCAAAATCAAGCCCACCACACCGGAGCAAACGCCAACCCAATTTGAGGTGTTTACGGCGGCAGCATGGTGGTATTTTGCCCAGCAGCAAGTCGATATTGCGGTGATCGAAACCGGGCTGGGTGGCCGACTAGATGCTACGAATGTGTGCGATCGCCCTTTGGTTTCGGTGATCACTTCGATTAGCATGGATCACTGGCAACGTTTGGGCAATACATTAGGGCAGATCGCTGGTGAAAAAGCTGGCATTATCAAACCCAATCGTCCGGTGGTGGTGGGTGAATTACCTGCTGAAGCCGCTGCCGTAATTGCCAAGCAGGCCAATGATTGCCAGAGCCCAATTACCTGGGTTGAACCAGCCAGATTTATTAATTCTGCTGTTTATATTTCTGAGCCTAGTTCATCAAGCTCATTAGGCGATCGCACCATCGAGCCAAATAATCAAACTAAGCAAACCAATCGAGCTGATCTAAATCAAGCTAATACCATTAGCAATAGCTCCAGCCAGAATCAAAGTAATCAAAGTAGTTTTGCCAAGCTACCAATGGCGACCTGGCAAGACATTACCTATCCTTTGTCGCTGTTGGGCGATTATCAATTAATCAATTCAGCGATCGCTCTGGCCACAATTCAGGCCTTGCAACAACAGCAATGGCAAATTGACGAGCAAGCAATTCAAACCGGCATGGCGCAAACCTCCTGGGCGGGTCGATTGCAATGGGTGGATTATCAAAATCGGCGATTGCTGATCGATGGAGCCCATAACCTGGCCGCCGCTAAGCAACTCAGACAATTCTGCGATCGCACCTTTGCCAACCAAGATCGTTGCTGGATTATGGGCATTTTGGCCACTAAGGACTATGCCGGTATTTTGAAAGCTTTAGTGAATAAGGGCGATCGCCTGATTACCTTACCAATTCCTGGCCATCAATGCGTTGATCCCCAAGAACTAGTAGCGATCGGGCAACCTTTGCTCAATACCAAACCAACTTTGGCAAATAATCTAGAGCAAGCCCTGAGTATTGCTGTTAACCAATCAGCATTAGCAATGCGATCGTCCGAGCCAATAATTATCTGTGGCTCTTTATATCTGGTGGGTGAATTTTTGAGTAACCAACGCCAGCAGTAA
- a CDS encoding cytochrome c oxidase subunit 3, with protein MQGSAIESTNLDQAQAIAAGEAHHEEHPDLRVFGLITFLISEGMLFLGLFAAYLAYRVVAESWPPEGTPELEILIPGINTIILVSSSFVIHQADHAIKKNDLKTVRWWFLATFIMGAVFIGGQLYEYSNLEFGLTSNLFASTFYVLTGFHGMHVMVGLCLILGVLLTSLKKSSYTSEKHYGIEAASIYWHFVDIVWIILFLMLYII; from the coding sequence ATGCAAGGTTCAGCGATCGAATCTACTAACTTAGATCAAGCGCAAGCGATTGCCGCAGGTGAAGCCCACCATGAAGAGCATCCCGATCTACGGGTGTTTGGTTTAATTACCTTCCTAATCTCAGAAGGGATGTTATTTCTAGGCTTATTTGCAGCCTATCTTGCCTATCGCGTTGTGGCAGAATCATGGCCACCTGAAGGCACTCCTGAGCTGGAAATATTAATTCCTGGCATCAATACAATCATTCTGGTGTCTAGTAGTTTTGTGATCCATCAGGCCGATCATGCGATCAAAAAGAATGATCTAAAAACAGTGCGCTGGTGGTTTCTGGCCACATTCATTATGGGCGCAGTGTTCATTGGCGGACAGCTCTATGAATATAGCAATCTGGAGTTTGGCCTAACTAGCAATCTGTTTGCCAGCACTTTCTATGTGCTAACGGGCTTCCACGGGATGCACGTGATGGTAGGTCTATGCTTGATTCTGGGTGTGTTATTAACTTCGCTCAAAAAGAGCAGCTATACCAGCGAAAAACACTATGGGATCGAAGCGGCTTCAATCTATTGGCACTTTGTCGATATTGTCTGGATTATTCTGTTCTTGATGCTCTATATCATTTGA
- the ctaD gene encoding cytochrome c oxidase subunit I: MAQVADPTENIEASTAHEHEKTPLWEYFSFSTDHKVIGIQYLVTTFVFYLIGGALASVVRLELATPDPDVLDPAVYNGVFTMHGTIMIFLWIVPAVTGGFGNYLVPLMIGARDMAFPKLNAIAFWMIPPASILFMSSFFFGLPSTGWTAYPPLSILTEQHVGQAIWIFSVLLFGTSSILAAINFIVTIISMRMPGMDIFSMPLFCWAMLATSFLVAIATPVLAGALILLAFDLLGGTNFFNPTGGGNPVVYQHLFWFYSHPAVYVMILPVFGIISEILPVHSRKPIFGYKTIAFSSMFICFLGLLVWAHHMFTSGTPDWLRVFFMIATLLIAVPTGIKVFSWIATLWGGKLRLNSALLFAIGFISMFVVGGLSGVMLGSAPIDIHVHDTYFVVAHFHYVLFGGSVFGIYAGLYHWFPKMTGRMMNEFWGKVHFVLTFVGFNLCFFPMHILGLQGMPRRVAMYDPKFADINMICSIGAFILAISTFPFLFNSVISWFKGPIASGNPWDALTMEWTTASPPIPHNWVGEPVMLTGPYDYGVEPGEMDEMDSDPNAGGGDGGGLMPEPTA; the protein is encoded by the coding sequence ATGGCTCAAGTAGCAGACCCAACTGAGAATATAGAAGCCTCGACGGCTCATGAACACGAGAAAACCCCACTGTGGGAATATTTCAGCTTCAGCACCGATCACAAAGTAATTGGCATTCAATATCTGGTAACCACCTTTGTATTCTATTTAATTGGTGGTGCGTTAGCTTCGGTGGTGCGTCTTGAATTGGCCACCCCCGATCCCGATGTGCTTGATCCTGCCGTTTACAATGGCGTGTTTACCATGCATGGCACGATTATGATCTTCCTGTGGATTGTGCCAGCGGTTACCGGTGGATTTGGTAATTATTTGGTGCCACTGATGATCGGCGCACGGGATATGGCTTTTCCCAAGCTCAATGCGATCGCCTTCTGGATGATTCCGCCGGCCTCGATTTTGTTTATGAGCAGCTTCTTCTTTGGGTTGCCATCAACGGGCTGGACCGCCTATCCACCGCTGAGTATTTTAACTGAGCAGCACGTGGGGCAGGCAATCTGGATCTTTAGTGTGCTTCTGTTTGGTACTTCTTCGATCCTGGCGGCAATTAATTTCATCGTCACGATTATTTCGATGCGGATGCCAGGGATGGACATTTTTAGTATGCCCCTCTTTTGCTGGGCGATGCTAGCCACTTCTTTTTTGGTGGCGATCGCTACGCCTGTTTTGGCTGGTGCCTTGATTCTGCTGGCCTTTGACTTGCTGGGGGGTACAAATTTCTTTAACCCCACTGGTGGCGGTAATCCGGTCGTGTATCAGCATTTGTTCTGGTTCTATTCCCACCCGGCCGTATATGTAATGATTTTGCCCGTGTTTGGGATCATCTCCGAAATTTTACCAGTGCATTCGCGTAAGCCGATTTTTGGCTACAAAACGATCGCCTTTTCCAGTATGTTCATCTGCTTTTTGGGCTTACTGGTTTGGGCACACCATATGTTTACCAGCGGTACACCGGATTGGTTGCGAGTCTTCTTTATGATCGCTACGCTGCTGATTGCCGTACCAACTGGAATTAAAGTATTTAGCTGGATTGCTACGCTCTGGGGCGGCAAGCTACGCCTGAATAGTGCCCTATTGTTTGCGATCGGTTTTATTTCAATGTTTGTGGTTGGTGGCCTCAGCGGCGTAATGCTGGGCTCGGCACCGATCGATATTCATGTCCATGACACTTACTTTGTGGTCGCTCACTTCCACTATGTATTGTTTGGTGGTAGCGTGTTTGGCATTTATGCTGGCCTCTATCATTGGTTCCCGAAAATGACCGGGCGGATGATGAATGAATTTTGGGGCAAGGTGCATTTTGTGCTTACTTTTGTGGGCTTTAACCTTTGTTTCTTTCCCATGCATATTCTTGGTTTGCAAGGGATGCCACGTCGGGTAGCAATGTATGATCCTAAGTTTGCTGACATTAATATGATCTGCTCGATCGGCGCGTTTATCCTGGCGATCTCCACCTTCCCATTCCTGTTCAATTCGGTGATTAGTTGGTTCAAAGGCCCGATCGCCTCAGGTAACCCCTGGGATGCCCTGACGATGGAATGGACAACCGCCTCACCACCGATTCCCCATAACTGGGTAGGTGAACCAGTAATGCTAACTGGCCCCTATGACTATGGGGTTGAACCTGGTGAAATGGATGAGATGGATAGCGACCCTAATGCCGGTGGTGGCGATGGGGGCGGCTTAATGCCAGAACCCACTGCCTAG
- a CDS encoding cytochrome c oxidase subunit II, producing MKTRKTITIVAYISAIIVASLWYGQNHGLLPEASSEEAVLYDALFNALLTIAFGLFLLVESILIYSMIVFRKREGDETDGPAIHDNFLLETIWTAIPAVTVMWIGIYSFDVYSAMRGNPTLEILADNNGAPIVNLAMAEARADEIPGQGEPVTAPSIASNQNQQNQLVAQVGDPPRPDEVAIDVTAMQFAWIFTYPGDVITAELHVPTGREVHLNMTASDVIHAFWVPEIRLKQDVIPGSTTNLLFRPNKVGEYTIVCAELCGAYHGGMKAQMIVQTEEDYNAWLIEQQEMAANSNPVIANRPNRESDSSYLQAHATDIAQRIGFDRPMLDQMQMTAHHHHD from the coding sequence ATGAAGACTAGAAAAACTATCACCATAGTTGCTTATATATCCGCAATCATTGTGGCCAGTCTCTGGTATGGCCAGAATCATGGTCTATTGCCAGAAGCCAGTTCAGAGGAAGCAGTTCTTTACGATGCTCTCTTTAATGCCCTGCTCACGATCGCCTTTGGCCTATTTTTATTAGTCGAAAGCATCTTGATTTACTCAATGATTGTTTTCCGCAAGCGCGAAGGGGATGAAACCGACGGGCCAGCAATCCACGATAACTTTTTACTAGAAACAATCTGGACAGCGATTCCAGCGGTTACGGTGATGTGGATTGGCATTTACAGCTTTGATGTCTATAGTGCCATGCGTGGTAATCCCACCCTGGAAATTCTAGCAGACAACAATGGTGCGCCGATCGTCAACCTGGCAATGGCAGAAGCTAGAGCCGATGAGATTCCTGGTCAGGGTGAGCCAGTAACTGCGCCATCAATTGCCTCTAATCAAAATCAACAAAATCAATTAGTAGCCCAAGTTGGTGATCCGCCCAGACCAGATGAAGTGGCGATCGATGTGACAGCGATGCAATTTGCTTGGATTTTCACCTATCCTGGCGATGTGATTACCGCTGAGCTACATGTACCGACAGGCCGCGAAGTGCATTTAAATATGACCGCTAGTGATGTCATCCATGCCTTCTGGGTGCCAGAAATCCGCCTCAAACAGGATGTGATCCCTGGTTCTACTACTAATTTGCTATTTAGGCCCAATAAGGTAGGCGAATATACGATCGTATGCGCTGAGCTATGCGGCGCCTATCATGGTGGGATGAAGGCGCAGATGATTGTGCAAACAGAAGAAGATTACAATGCTTGGCTGATTGAGCAACAGGAAATGGCCGCCAATAGTAATCCGGTAATTGCTAATCGCCCAAACAGGGAAAGTGATTCTAGCTATTTACAAGCCCATGCCACTGATATTGCCCAGCGAATTGGGTTCGATCGCCCCATGCTCGATCAAATGCAAATGACTGCACATCATCACCATGATTAG
- a CDS encoding prepilin-type N-terminal cleavage/methylation domain-containing protein translates to MQLWKSLIAKILFKPQCLDRQNEQAHDSQGFTLLEVLAVMLIIGVLTAISAPGLLGFTNRQRLRSDQGEIYRAIREAQSRAKKDKVNVQVTFRTIPDATLGTDRITGYFVHTFPPNPVATDWDNLENISGGTWNALNFNTVNITSAGTPPDSALFQNVGNSDYYAVQFNPRGNLANGGEPGTLGQLGYIVLAMRNPDGTSSDLNKGCIYIDTILGGLKTSENETCPAL, encoded by the coding sequence ATGCAGTTGTGGAAGTCATTAATAGCAAAGATATTATTTAAACCTCAGTGTCTCGATCGCCAGAATGAGCAAGCTCATGATAGTCAGGGTTTTACACTGTTGGAAGTCTTGGCAGTAATGCTGATTATTGGTGTTTTGACAGCGATCTCTGCGCCAGGCCTACTGGGGTTCACCAATCGCCAACGGTTACGATCGGATCAGGGCGAAATTTACCGGGCGATCCGCGAAGCTCAAAGCCGAGCCAAGAAGGATAAGGTAAATGTCCAGGTCACTTTTCGCACCATCCCCGATGCCACCCTAGGTACCGATCGAATCACCGGCTATTTTGTGCATACTTTCCCACCCAATCCCGTTGCCACAGACTGGGATAACCTAGAAAATATATCTGGCGGCACCTGGAATGCCCTGAATTTTAATACTGTAAATATAACTTCAGCTGGGACTCCGCCTGATAGTGCATTATTCCAAAATGTAGGTAATAGCGATTACTACGCCGTGCAATTTAATCCCAGGGGCAATTTAGCTAATGGTGGTGAGCCTGGCACCCTTGGCCAATTGGGCTATATCGTATTGGCGATGCGTAATCCCGATGGCACTAGTTCCGATCTCAATAAGGGCTGCATTTATATTGATACAATCCTGGGTGGTCTTAAAACTTCCGAGAATGAGACCTGTCCTGCTCTCTAG
- the hpsC gene encoding hormogonium polysaccharide secretion pseudopilin HpsC → MIGKLILRLIGKRKTKADRGFTLTELLVAMFISTLIVSSMMAFVVQILETDRREQAKVDTQQEQEAAMDFIADDLQESIFVYDADGLEALMGGPASPTPGVNQLPAPGFFTEVDNPIPILAFWKRSFYDRFETQTTASGADVLVGCLRDPNPSCNDTNMIGTDEYTYSLVVYFVAKNDPGTGWSGAARLLRWELRGGIQSDCTVAAGNTLATPNCGLTAQRGSQDPTDLGFYYVLPDSGFRRFDLTGAGSLKDRMANWQSAPYNLAGAPPTQEPQVLIDYVDDTTYAAAQEDPGTASNVDILVGLDGNANGNDCANPNLGQTGANAQRVPRAFDTLPDGSTIPVEDQVTGFYACVNSLEYNTRVFLRSNALARLRRDITQRTLFADGTARIGNPATATSPIASSTATAFIPTADVQVRGRGELGDI, encoded by the coding sequence ATGATTGGCAAACTTATCCTGAGATTGATCGGCAAACGCAAAACCAAGGCAGATCGCGGTTTTACCCTCACCGAGCTGCTGGTTGCGATGTTTATCAGCACATTAATTGTCTCTAGCATGATGGCATTTGTGGTGCAGATCCTAGAAACCGATCGCCGTGAGCAAGCGAAGGTTGACACCCAGCAAGAGCAAGAAGCCGCAATGGATTTTATTGCCGATGACCTGCAGGAATCGATCTTTGTCTATGATGCTGACGGCCTGGAAGCCCTGATGGGTGGACCTGCTTCGCCCACACCTGGCGTGAATCAATTACCTGCGCCAGGATTTTTCACAGAAGTTGACAATCCAATCCCCATTCTGGCGTTCTGGAAGCGCTCTTTTTACGATCGGTTCGAGACCCAAACAACGGCCAGCGGTGCTGATGTTTTGGTCGGTTGCCTCCGCGATCCCAACCCTAGCTGTAATGACACTAATATGATTGGCACTGATGAATACACCTATTCACTGGTTGTCTATTTTGTTGCTAAAAACGATCCGGGTACGGGCTGGTCTGGTGCTGCTCGACTGTTGCGTTGGGAACTAAGAGGTGGGATTCAGTCCGATTGTACTGTTGCTGCAGGGAACACTCTGGCTACACCAAATTGTGGCCTGACTGCGCAACGGGGTTCTCAAGATCCAACCGATCTTGGTTTCTATTATGTATTGCCTGATTCCGGGTTCCGTCGCTTTGACCTCACTGGTGCTGGCAGCCTCAAAGATCGCATGGCCAATTGGCAGAGTGCTCCTTATAATCTAGCTGGCGCCCCCCCTACCCAAGAACCGCAGGTGCTGATTGATTATGTGGATGACACAACCTATGCTGCTGCCCAAGAAGACCCTGGTACTGCATCGAATGTAGATATTCTGGTTGGGTTGGATGGGAATGCTAATGGGAATGATTGCGCTAATCCCAACCTTGGTCAAACCGGAGCTAATGCCCAGCGGGTACCAAGAGCATTTGATACCCTGCCTGATGGCAGTACGATCCCAGTTGAGGATCAAGTAACGGGCTTCTATGCCTGTGTTAATTCATTGGAATATAACACCAGAGTCTTTCTGCGCAGCAATGCCCTGGCTAGGCTCCGCCGGGATATTACCCAACGCACCCTATTTGCTGATGGTACTGCCAGAATCGGCAATCCCGCCACAGCCACCAGTCCGATCGCTTCGTCAACGGCTACTGCGTTTATTCCCACCGCAGATGTACAGGTTCGTGGTCGCGGTGAGCTTGGCGATATATAG
- a CDS encoding prepilin-type N-terminal cleavage/methylation domain-containing protein — protein MFAPLKPNRSGKVKSWRTIFLMMLLRSRRWSDSQSGVTLIEALVAVVVVSILVASVAPMIALSVASRVQARRIGLATSSAKSYIEKLKSTAVPVPQEYIAADLCSLDAVAAPGSYPPTDLGTLVDTNNNGFSPADVQDLVIQAIRSPSTCTGGPECPAQQGYQVLVRVYRADAFRSTPFPTGTEQTANSFIGTLGSPDAPLAVQTSYITTDTTTSNDYQAVLSGC, from the coding sequence ATGTTTGCACCACTAAAACCCAATCGATCTGGCAAAGTTAAATCCTGGCGCACTATTTTTTTAATGATGCTATTGCGATCGCGCCGATGGTCTGACTCACAATCGGGCGTAACCCTGATTGAGGCACTGGTCGCAGTAGTTGTAGTCAGCATTCTGGTGGCATCGGTAGCGCCAATGATCGCCCTCAGTGTGGCCTCGCGGGTGCAAGCAAGGCGGATCGGTCTAGCTACTAGCAGCGCCAAGTCCTATATTGAGAAGCTCAAATCCACCGCTGTACCAGTACCGCAGGAATATATTGCCGCCGACCTATGTAGTTTGGATGCTGTGGCCGCACCGGGTTCTTACCCTCCCACCGATCTTGGTACGCTGGTTGATACCAACAACAATGGTTTTAGTCCAGCAGATGTGCAAGATTTAGTGATCCAGGCAATTCGGAGCCCTTCTACCTGCACAGGTGGACCAGAATGCCCTGCCCAACAAGGTTATCAAGTGTTGGTGCGAGTTTATCGAGCCGATGCTTTCCGTAGTACACCATTTCCTACAGGTACTGAGCAAACTGCAAATTCCTTTATTGGCACACTGGGGAGTCCTGATGCCCCCTTGGCGGTGCAAACTTCCTATATCACTACTGATACCACCACGAGTAATGACTATCAGGCGGTTCTCAGTGGTTGTTAG